One Alligator mississippiensis isolate rAllMis1 chromosome 1, rAllMis1, whole genome shotgun sequence genomic window carries:
- the PNPLA4 gene encoding patatin-like phospholipase domain-containing protein 4 isoform X4, with amino-acid sequence MKRLRGGIESILPSDAHEIAGNRLYVSITNTKNGENYLVSNFASREDLIKVLLASSFVPIYAGIKAVEYKGEKWIDGGLTNGLPILPVGRTVTISPFSGRLDICPQDKGHVALYVKVAKQDLMLSVDNLIRLNQALFPPSQKKMESLFQNGFDDAVHFLLKENWFE; translated from the exons ATGAAAAGACTTAG GGGAGGTATAGAGTCTATTCTTCCTTCTGATGCTCATGAGATAGCTGGGAATCGTCTCTATGTATCAATCACCAACActaaaaatggagaaaattaCTTGGTTTCAAATTTTGCCTCTAGGGAGGATCTCATTAAG gTCCTCTTAGCAAGCAGTTTTGTGCCAATATATGCAGGAATAAAAGCAGTGGAATATAAAGGAGAG AAATGGATTGATGGTGGTCTTACCAATGGCCTCCCTATCCTGCCTGTGGGAAGGACAGTGACTATTTCTCCTTTCAGTGGTCGATTAGATATCTGTCCACAAGATAAAGGccatgtagctctctatgttaaagtTGCAAAACAAGATCTAATG TTGTCCGTAGATAACTTGATAAGACTTAATCAAGCTCTGTTCCCACCAAGTCAGAAGAAAATGGAATCATTGTTCCAAAATGGATTTGATGATGCTGTACACTTCCTATTAAAGGAAAACTGGTTTGAATAG